In Elusimicrobiota bacterium, one DNA window encodes the following:
- a CDS encoding substrate-binding domain-containing protein, whose product MKTLQRFIVFSAILGSAGLARSADTITVKGSDTMVILGQRWAEAYMSTHPGAIVQVTGGGSGTGIAALINGATNIAQASRPMKSEEKAAVQTRQGKQVIEIPVALDGVSVYVDGKNP is encoded by the coding sequence ATGAAAACTCTGCAGCGTTTTATCGTCTTTTCAGCCATTCTGGGTTCGGCGGGTTTGGCGCGGTCAGCCGACACCATTACCGTCAAGGGATCCGATACGATGGTCATTCTCGGGCAGAGGTGGGCGGAAGCCTACATGTCGACGCACCCGGGGGCCATCGTCCAGGTGACCGGCGGCGGCTCTGGAACCGGGATTGCCGCCTTGATCAACGGCGCCACCAACATCGCGCAGGCATCCCGGCCGATGAAATCCGAAGAAAAAGCAGCGGTTCAGACTCGCCAAGGGAAACAGGTGATTGAGATCCCTGTAGCCCTCGACGGGGTATCTGTTTATGTCGACGGGAAAAACCCCAT